GCGCGGCCTAGCGGGTCGAGGCCCGACATGGGTTCATCCAGCAGCACCAGCGCCGGATCGCTGACCAGGGCGTGCGCCATGCCCGCACGCTGCAGCATGCCCTTGGAGTACTGGCGCAACGGTTGGCGGCGCGCCGTCGCGCGCGCCAGCCCCACTTGCTCGAGCAGCGCGGCAACGTGCGATGCCTGATACCAATTTGAGCAGCAGATGCACGCCCACCAAAGAACATGACTCTTATATTGAGGGAGTTTCGGGGATCGCGATCTAGTGCATAAACTACGAGGATTGGTATCAGGCCCAGCAGGATCTTGAGCAAGGTGGTTTTGCCGGAGCCGTTGGGCCCCAACAACCCGAAGGTTTCGCCGGCGTGCACGGACAGGGTGCAGTTGCGCAGCGGGCGTTGCTTGCGCTGCAGCCAGAACCCGCTGCGGTACACCTTGCACAGCCCGCTGACCTGGATGGGAGGCGCTGTCTCGCTCGCTCGATCGGCCACGCTGGCTTTGCCTGCCTTCTGGCGGCGAGCGTTCCCACAGGGGCCCGCTCGACGATCACCGGCAGGTAGATGGCCCGCTAGGGCCGATCCCCCTCGGCGGCCACAAGCAGCGCTACCGCATGGGCGCAGATGCCCTCGCCGCGGCCTAAGTGCCCGAGTTTGTCGTTGGTAGTGGCTTTGACGCTGACGTGATCGCGCCCGATGCCGAGCTGCTGGCTCAGGCGATCACGCATGGTGGGTAGATGCGGTCCCAGTTTGGGCCGCTCGGCCACGAGGGTGGCATCGAGATTGCCGATGCGCCAGCCGCGCGCGCGCACCTCGCGATCGATGCGGGCGAGTAGGGTCAGACTGTTAGCGTCCTGCCAGTTGGGGTCGCTAGAGGGAAAGTAGTCCCCAATGTCGCCTAGGGCCAGCGCCCCCAACAGGGCATCCATGAGGGCATGGATGAGGGCGTCCCCATCGCTGTGACCCAGCAACCCCAAATCGGTAGCAATCTCGACGCCACCCAGAATCAGCGGCCGCCCGGCGACCAGGCGGTGGCTGTCGTAGCCGTTGCCAATGCGAACGCTCATGCCCGCCGGCCGGCTAGCGCTTGGCGACCTTGGCAGTCGCCTTGCGCAGGCGGATGGATTGGGGCGTGACCTCCACCCGTTCGTCCGGGTTGATGTACTCTAGCGCCCGCTCTAGGGTCATCTCCTGGGGCGGTTGC
This DNA window, taken from Cyanobacteria bacterium QS_8_64_29, encodes the following:
- a CDS encoding 2-C-methyl-D-erythritol 2,4-cyclodiphosphate synthase; this encodes MSVRIGNGYDSHRLVAGRPLILGGVEIATDLGLLGHSDGDALIHALMDALLGALALGDIGDYFPSSDPNWQDANSLTLLARIDREVRARGWRIGNLDATLVAERPKLGPHLPTMRDRLSQQLGIGRDHVSVKATTNDKLGHLGRGEGICAHAVALLVAAEGDRP